One window of the Thermoplasmatales archaeon genome contains the following:
- a CDS encoding 6-pyruvoyl tetrahydropterin synthase family protein — protein sequence MKIQIDGWKSGLTFSSAHFLPDYSNCSRLHGHTYGISVVIEGEMTEGIIVDFRIVKEKIREIISKIDHKVIISTEGKLEIKKGEEIEIKYKNKRYVFPPEDCALLPIFSSSAENLATYILKEFLKSIELKNISKIEIGVDEGYGQGAWAKWEK from the coding sequence ATGAAAATTCAGATTGATGGATGGAAGAGCGGTTTAACATTTTCATCCGCGCATTTCTTGCCAGATTATTCAAATTGCTCCCGCCTCCATGGGCACACCTATGGGATAAGTGTGGTGATAGAAGGAGAAATGACAGAAGGAATAATAGTTGATTTTAGAATCGTGAAAGAAAAAATAAGAGAAATCATAAGCAAGATAGACCATAAAGTTATAATTTCCACAGAAGGAAAATTGGAAATAAAAAAAGGAGAGGAAATTGAAATAAAATATAAGAACAAGAGATATGTTTTCCCACCCGAGGATTGTGCCTTATTACCTATCTTTTCCTCATCGGCGGAGAATTTGGCAACATATATACTGAAGGAATTTTTGAAATCAATAGAGCTAAAAAATATAAGTAAGATAGAGATCGGGGTTGATGAAGGATACGGGCAGGGGGCGTGGGCGAAATGGGAAAAGTAG
- the queC gene encoding 7-cyano-7-deazaguanine synthase QueC, producing MGKVVCLLSGGVDSAVASAIAKSRGYELYTLTFDYGQRHKKEIRCAGEIAKWLNSKHKLIKADLRQIGGSALTDNIEVPEEAEGIPPTYVPARNTIFLSYALAYAELIDANSIFIGANVVDYSGYPDCREEYLKAFQNMANLATKRGVEGKGIKIEAPILYLTKGEIIKKGLELGVPFEKTWSCYRGGKKACGRCSSCKIRLKGFNEAGIEDPIEYESK from the coding sequence ATGGGAAAAGTAGTTTGCTTGCTTTCGGGAGGAGTTGATAGTGCGGTTGCATCAGCAATTGCAAAGAGCAGGGGATATGAGCTTTATACCCTAACTTTTGACTATGGGCAGAGGCATAAGAAAGAAATAAGATGTGCAGGAGAAATTGCAAAATGGCTTAATTCAAAGCATAAATTGATAAAGGCGGATTTAAGGCAAATTGGAGGAAGTGCCCTAACAGATAATATTGAAGTGCCGGAAGAGGCGGAAGGCATCCCACCAACTTATGTTCCAGCAAGAAATACAATATTCCTTTCCTATGCCCTTGCTTATGCAGAGTTAATTGATGCAAACTCTATTTTTATAGGAGCGAATGTTGTTGATTACTCTGGCTATCCAGATTGCAGGGAAGAGTATTTGAAGGCATTTCAAAATATGGCAAATCTTGCAACAAAAAGAGGAGTAGAGGGTAAAGGGATAAAAATAGAAGCTCCTATCTTATATTTAACAAAAGGAGAAATCATTAAAAAAGGATTGGAGCTTGGTGTGCCTTTTGAAAAAACATGGAGTTGTTATAGAGGGGGTAAAAAAGCATGTGGAAGATGTTCATCATGCAAGATAAGATTGAAAGGATTTAATGAAGCGGGAATTGAAGACCCTATTGAGTATGAAAGTAAATGA
- a CDS encoding radical SAM protein — protein MKVNEIFYSIQGEGKDAGLPTIFIRLTGCNLRCRWCDAKYAYFEGKEMSEEEIIEKIKDFGSKRVCITGGEPLLQEGVYELIDRLIESGYEVSVETNGSISIRKLSEKNVIIKMDYKLPSSGFNKFMLEDNFNFLRSKDELKFIIMDREDYEFAKNIIRNKNIGCEIIMQPVWNKCKKLADWILEDKIRVRLSLQIHKIIWGNKRGK, from the coding sequence ATGAAAGTAAATGAAATTTTCTATTCTATACAGGGAGAAGGAAAAGACGCTGGATTGCCAACAATATTTATTCGTCTAACCGGTTGTAATTTGAGGTGCAGGTGGTGCGATGCAAAATATGCATATTTTGAAGGAAAAGAAATGAGTGAAGAAGAGATAATAGAAAAAATTAAGGATTTTGGGAGCAAGAGGGTTTGCATAACAGGAGGAGAACCCCTTTTGCAGGAAGGAGTTTATGAGCTAATTGATAGATTAATTGAATCAGGATATGAAGTAAGTGTTGAGACCAATGGATCAATAAGCATAAGGAAGCTATCTGAAAAAAATGTTATAATAAAAATGGATTATAAGTTACCATCAAGTGGATTTAATAAATTTATGCTGGAAGATAACTTTAATTTTCTGAGAAGTAAAGATGAATTGAAATTTATAATAATGGACAGGGAAGATTATGAATTTGCAAAGAATATTATCAGAAATAAAAATATAGGATGTGAAATAATAATGCAACCTGTATGGAATAAATGCAAAAAACTGGCGGACTGGATTTTGGAAGATAAAATAAGAGTGCGCTTATCCCTTCAAATTCACAAGATAATATGGGGGAATAAGAGAGGTAAATAG
- the pcm gene encoding protein-L-isoaspartate O-methyltransferase, whose amino-acid sequence MDKEKLINKLIKEGYLKSKEVIEAMREIPREIFVLEKDREDAYVDTPLYIGYGQTISAPHMVAMILENLEIKEDSKILEIGTGTGYNAAVASRIARKGIVYTVERIKELAETAKENFKKIGLENIKVFCQDGSLGLPEHAPYTHIYATCSAPSIRRELIDQLARGGRMIIPVGRIYGELWLVEKNDKIVKKSLGGCAFVSMIGKGGYDED is encoded by the coding sequence GTGGATAAAGAGAAATTGATAAATAAACTCATAAAGGAAGGATATTTGAAAAGCAAGGAAGTTATTGAAGCAATGAGGGAAATACCTAGGGAAATTTTTGTTTTAGAGAAGGATAGGGAGGATGCATATGTAGATACACCCCTATACATTGGATATGGCCAGACAATATCCGCTCCTCATATGGTAGCAATGATATTAGAAAATCTAGAAATAAAGGAGGATAGCAAAATACTTGAAATAGGAACTGGCACTGGTTACAATGCAGCGGTTGCCTCAAGAATAGCAAGAAAAGGAATTGTATATACTGTTGAAAGAATAAAAGAGCTGGCTGAAACAGCAAAGGAAAACTTCAAAAAAATTGGCCTGGAAAATATAAAAGTATTCTGCCAGGATGGCTCACTTGGCCTGCCAGAGCATGCGCCTTACACACATATATATGCGACATGCTCCGCTCCTTCAATAAGGCGGGAGCTAATTGACCAGCTGGCCAGAGGAGGGAGGATGATAATCCCGGTTGGAAGAATTTACGGGGAACTATGGCTTGTTGAGAAAAATGATAAAATTGTTAAGAAAAGCTTGGGAGGATGTGCCTTTGTTTCAATGATTGGAAAAGGAGGGTATGATGAGGATTAG
- a CDS encoding radical SAM protein, with the protein MRIRASPATADFLGLKKLRIDAPQKTLYFLMDGICEGNCSYCGQKNGKLGRMYWESYGFNYLKEKMEKKAKKAKRICIQTIYGEKYWKDLLCILKEFSKYEAPTSVSINAIGEEKMLVLKENGVERVGIGLDCFTEEIFNKFKKNVPSWKEYLFSLRNAKRIFGNATCHLIVGLGENDKEVIDLFKKLSEMKIKIALFPYSKGNETVVSLERYRAIQLSIFAIEKNKGKIYFNGEKISSIELCSFPKNAFSTLGCPDCNRPFYNDRVKKIYNYPYKISEKELVKCIEEAEKYARIYIADK; encoded by the coding sequence ATGAGGATTAGGGCATCGCCAGCAACAGCGGATTTTTTAGGATTGAAAAAATTGAGGATTGATGCTCCACAAAAAACTCTTTATTTTTTGATGGATGGAATCTGTGAGGGAAATTGCTCTTATTGCGGGCAAAAAAATGGCAAGCTGGGGAGAATGTACTGGGAGAGTTATGGTTTTAATTATTTAAAAGAAAAGATGGAGAAAAAAGCGAAAAAAGCGAAAAGAATATGCATTCAGACAATATATGGGGAAAAATACTGGAAAGATTTGCTTTGCATATTAAAAGAATTCAGTAAATATGAAGCGCCAACTTCAGTTTCAATCAATGCGATTGGGGAAGAGAAAATGCTTGTTTTGAAAGAAAATGGGGTTGAAAGGGTTGGTATAGGACTTGACTGCTTTACTGAAGAAATTTTTAATAAATTTAAAAAAAATGTGCCATCCTGGAAAGAATATTTATTTTCGTTAAGAAATGCAAAAAGAATATTTGGAAATGCAACCTGTCATCTTATTGTTGGATTGGGAGAAAATGATAAAGAAGTTATTGATTTGTTTAAAAAATTGTCAGAAATGAAAATAAAAATTGCTTTATTCCCTTATTCAAAAGGAAATGAAACTGTTGTGAGTTTGGAAAGATACAGGGCTATTCAACTTTCTATTTTTGCTATAGAAAAAAACAAAGGAAAAATTTATTTTAATGGAGAAAAAATATCATCAATTGAGCTATGCTCTTTTCCAAAAAATGCTTTCTCCACGCTTGGTTGCCCAGATTGCAATAGACCTTTTTACAATGATAGAGTTAAAAAAATATATAATTATCCTTATAAAATAAGTGAAAAGGAATTAGTTAAATGTATAGAAGAGGCGGAAAAATATGCCAGAATATATATTGCTGATAAATAG
- a CDS encoding methyltransferase domain-containing protein yields the protein MPEYILLINSEDSLLVEKGKVNQTKYGKIDARNIKEGDIVIASKSRFIAIKPNVIDLLNRCKRGSQVVLPKDASQILSITGLSYGWRCLDSGAGSGFLAIFLGNIVGKKGRVYTYEKRKEFYEIAKKNIEICGLEKIVKIKNEDVKNFRERNLDLITLDMKNSHEIVTKAKKALKSGGWLVVYSPHVEGQIACLDEMRKNGFHIYATIENIQRKWKSIGGYTHPEPSGILHTGFMTFGRKTMD from the coding sequence ATGCCAGAATATATATTGCTGATAAATAGCGAGGATAGCTTGCTTGTTGAAAAAGGAAAAGTAAATCAAACAAAATACGGGAAAATAGATGCAAGGAATATAAAGGAAGGAGATATTGTGATAGCTTCTAAATCCAGATTCATTGCAATAAAACCGAATGTGATTGATTTGTTGAATAGGTGCAAGAGGGGCTCACAGGTTGTTTTGCCAAAAGATGCTTCCCAGATTTTATCAATAACTGGCTTATCTTATGGTTGGAGATGCTTGGATAGTGGCGCTGGCTCGGGTTTCCTTGCAATTTTTCTAGGAAACATAGTTGGGAAGAAGGGGAGAGTTTATACTTACGAAAAAAGGAAAGAATTTTACGAAATTGCTAAAAAAAATATTGAAATATGTGGGTTGGAGAAAATAGTTAAGATAAAAAATGAAGATGTTAAAAATTTCAGAGAAAGAAACCTGGATTTAATTACTCTTGATATGAAAAACTCGCATGAAATTGTAACAAAGGCAAAAAAAGCACTGAAGTCAGGGGGATGGCTTGTCGTGTATTCTCCTCACGTAGAAGGCCAGATTGCATGTTTAGATGAAATGAGAAAAAATGGATTCCATATATATGCAACAATAGAGAATATACAGAGAAAATGGAAAAGTATAGGTGGCTATACCCATCCGGAGCCAAGTGGTATTTTGCATACAGGTTTTATGACTTTCGGGAGGAAAACAATGGATTAG
- a CDS encoding Coenzyme F420 hydrogenase/dehydrogenase, beta subunit C-terminal domain, producing MKEISFNDLKEEVIDKGLCALCGGCTSFCRANRLVAIGLKDGLPGYINEENCLKCGICYMICPFTGELDEDLAKKYGEGVGKIIDVYSSRSTDENILKKCCDGGVATSLLNYLLDAGIVDAVLAVKKMRGGKSIPFLASSYSEVVSCAGSVISTVPSIEEIKYFSTYTSLLPELKEVGYGGIESIAMTGTPCQTKSIRKMQAVNILPSGAVNFIVGLFCIENFSFDAISIRKFEEIVGRLSDIEKINIKEKMMVEFKNGNVKEISLKSLKEVARKSCLKCKISFSNIYGDISLGGIGSEKGYTSVIIRNDKGRKIFEEAIDDGYIEIHPEWDKSRKEKLIKIIEEWTIRKEKKDFP from the coding sequence ATGAAGGAAATTTCTTTCAATGATCTAAAAGAAGAGGTTATTGATAAGGGACTTTGTGCGCTATGCGGGGGTTGCACATCCTTTTGCAGGGCTAATAGGCTGGTTGCTATTGGATTAAAAGATGGTTTGCCCGGGTATATAAATGAAGAAAACTGCTTAAAATGTGGAATATGCTATATGATTTGCCCGTTTACAGGAGAACTTGATGAAGATCTTGCCAAGAAATATGGTGAAGGTGTAGGAAAAATAATAGATGTTTATTCATCTCGCTCCACAGATGAAAATATACTGAAAAAATGCTGTGATGGAGGAGTGGCAACTTCTCTGCTCAACTATTTGCTAGATGCAGGAATTGTTGATGCGGTTTTAGCGGTTAAGAAAATGAGAGGAGGGAAGAGCATACCATTTCTTGCGTCTTCATATAGTGAGGTAGTTTCTTGCGCTGGATCCGTTATTTCAACGGTTCCGAGTATTGAAGAAATTAAATATTTTAGCACCTATACTTCTCTTTTACCGGAGCTAAAGGAAGTTGGGTATGGAGGGATAGAAAGTATAGCAATGACCGGCACACCTTGCCAGACAAAAAGTATAAGAAAGATGCAGGCGGTAAATATTCTTCCATCTGGAGCGGTAAATTTTATAGTTGGTCTTTTCTGCATAGAAAATTTTTCATTTGATGCAATTTCAATAAGAAAATTTGAAGAGATTGTTGGGAGATTAAGTGACATTGAAAAAATAAATATCAAGGAAAAGATGATGGTTGAATTCAAAAATGGAAATGTAAAGGAAATATCTCTGAAATCATTAAAAGAAGTGGCAAGAAAATCTTGTCTAAAATGCAAGATTTCTTTTTCAAATATATACGGCGATATATCTTTGGGAGGAATAGGCTCGGAAAAAGGATATACAAGTGTTATTATAAGGAATGACAAAGGAAGAAAAATTTTTGAAGAAGCAATTGATGATGGTTACATAGAGATTCATCCAGAATGGGATAAAAGTCGAAAAGAAAAATTGATAAAGATAATTGAAGAATGGACAATTAGAAAAGAAAAGAAGGATTTTCCATGA
- the trmY gene encoding tRNA (pseudouridine(54)-N(1))-methyltransferase TrmY: MTIYRHFYLKSNAVTKPNINLRDLPSAGRIDIVARCINSAFWLSNDIRRNVFFHTILHGEPNPPIYIRFEGEKMRKVSPDERNIAIFIIKAIEKASDEEKETTPGIFASKKDFKKFVEENRDKEYYLMDEKGENIENIKFGEKTLFFLGDNKGLSEEEKEILHKYGAIDVSIGEKSYLSSHCITIINWFLDKIERL, encoded by the coding sequence ATGACTATTTATAGGCATTTCTATCTGAAATCAAATGCAGTAACAAAGCCGAACATAAATTTGAGGGATTTACCTTCAGCTGGCAGAATTGATATAGTTGCAAGATGTATTAATTCCGCTTTCTGGCTTTCAAATGATATAAGGAGGAATGTTTTTTTCCATACAATACTTCATGGAGAACCAAATCCCCCCATCTATATAAGATTTGAAGGAGAAAAAATGCGTAAAGTAAGTCCGGATGAAAGAAATATAGCAATTTTTATAATAAAAGCGATAGAGAAAGCATCTGATGAAGAAAAAGAAACAACACCTGGAATATTTGCCAGCAAAAAAGACTTTAAAAAATTTGTTGAAGAAAATAGGGATAAGGAATATTATCTTATGGATGAAAAAGGAGAAAATATTGAAAATATAAAGTTTGGAGAAAAAACATTATTTTTCTTAGGTGATAATAAAGGGTTGAGCGAAGAAGAGAAAGAAATCCTGCATAAATATGGAGCAATAGATGTTTCAATAGGAGAAAAATCATATCTCAGCAGTCATTGCATTACAATAATAAACTGGTTCTTAGATAAAATTGAAAGACTTTAG
- a CDS encoding UbiD family decarboxylase: MKFREFIEKLEKENKILKIRKEVSTEYEISSLMRVFDGKPILFENVSGYDMKVVGNVFSTRKLLAESLGIDEKDLLKKIIFAMENPKKLEIKKAESYRSIKSLDDLPILKHYPQDGGKYISSGVVIASDKEYGINASYHRMMVIDSNKVVMRILPRDFNLYIERGLKEFAICIGNPASVSISSAISMAPDVNELEIANSLYPTNLIEVDHHLVPEAEIIMIAELTGEMHDEGPFLDLTETFDIVRKERVAKIKKIYAKENALYHALLPGGLEHKVLMGLPKEPTIFKEVSKVCDVVDVYITPGGCSWLHGVVSIRKRSEEDGKKAIEAAFRGHKSMKHVFIVDDDIDVHDWSQIEWAMATRFQGNKDMIIKYEKGSSLDPSANPITRETTKIGFDLTVPYDKDKEDFKKPDLPMKINKDDYL, from the coding sequence ATGAAGTTCAGGGAATTTATAGAAAAACTTGAAAAGGAGAATAAAATTTTAAAAATAAGGAAAGAAGTTAGCACTGAATATGAGATATCTTCCTTAATGAGGGTATTTGATGGAAAGCCAATTTTATTTGAAAATGTTAGTGGATATGATATGAAAGTTGTTGGAAATGTATTTAGTACAAGGAAATTGCTTGCTGAATCTCTTGGAATAGATGAAAAAGATCTGCTCAAAAAAATAATTTTTGCTATGGAAAATCCAAAAAAATTAGAAATTAAAAAAGCGGAGAGTTACAGAAGCATAAAAAGTTTAGATGATTTGCCAATATTAAAGCACTATCCCCAAGATGGGGGAAAATATATTTCATCTGGAGTAGTTATTGCTTCTGATAAAGAATATGGCATCAATGCATCATATCATAGAATGATGGTTATTGATAGCAATAAAGTCGTGATGAGAATTTTACCAAGGGATTTTAACCTATACATCGAGAGAGGACTCAAAGAATTTGCAATTTGCATTGGAAACCCAGCATCTGTCTCTATTTCTTCCGCAATTTCAATGGCTCCAGATGTAAATGAGCTAGAGATAGCAAATTCATTATACCCAACAAATCTGATAGAAGTTGATCACCACCTTGTTCCAGAGGCGGAGATAATTATGATTGCGGAGCTAACGGGTGAGATGCATGACGAAGGACCTTTCCTTGATTTAACAGAAACATTTGACATAGTTAGAAAGGAAAGAGTTGCAAAAATAAAGAAAATATATGCAAAGGAAAATGCGCTATACCACGCCCTTCTGCCCGGCGGGCTGGAGCACAAGGTTTTGATGGGCCTGCCGAAGGAGCCGACTATATTCAAAGAAGTGTCAAAGGTTTGTGATGTTGTCGATGTCTATATTACGCCTGGCGGATGCTCTTGGCTTCACGGGGTGGTGAGTATAAGGAAAAGGAGCGAGGAGGACGGGAAGAAGGCGATTGAAGCAGCTTTCAGAGGGCACAAATCGATGAAGCATGTTTTTATCGTAGATGATGATATTGATGTTCATGATTGGAGTCAGATAGAGTGGGCGATGGCGACACGTTTTCAAGGAAATAAGGATATGATAATAAAATATGAGAAGGGATCTTCACTTGATCCCTCTGCAAATCCAATTACAAGAGAAACAACAAAAATCGGATTTGATTTGACCGTTCCATATGATAAAGATAAGGAAGATTTCAAAAAGCCTGATTTGCCAATGAAAATAAATAAAGATGACTATTTATAG
- the lsrF gene encoding 3-hydroxy-5-phosphonooxypentane-2,4-dione thiolase, producing the protein MDWGIKNRLSRIIKKDNRTVMLAVDHGYFMGPTTGLENLGKTVIPLLDYTDSLMLTRGALRRYIPPEIDIPIVLRISGGTTILNKNLLHEGIITSIKDAIRLNVAGVAFSILVGAEFERDTLLAFAKVIDEAEDYGIPVVAVTAVGREMGKDAKYLSLASRIAAEFGAHIVKTYYCENFEKVVETCPVPVVIAGGKKIPEKDALEMTYNAIQAGAAGVDMGRNIFQSTNPVGMIKAVRAIVHENATAKEAYEIFEKG; encoded by the coding sequence ATGGATTGGGGAATTAAAAACAGGCTATCAAGAATAATAAAGAAAGATAATAGAACAGTTATGCTTGCTGTTGACCATGGGTATTTTATGGGTCCTACTACTGGCTTGGAAAATCTTGGAAAAACAGTTATTCCATTGCTTGATTATACCGATAGCTTAATGCTTACAAGAGGTGCTTTGAGGAGATATATTCCTCCAGAAATTGATATCCCTATTGTTCTTCGCATTTCTGGTGGAACAACCATATTGAATAAAAATTTACTACATGAAGGAATAATAACTTCAATTAAGGATGCAATAAGATTAAATGTTGCGGGGGTCGCTTTTTCAATTCTTGTTGGAGCGGAATTTGAAAGAGACACACTTCTTGCCTTCGCAAAAGTGATTGATGAGGCGGAAGATTATGGAATTCCTGTTGTTGCGGTGACTGCTGTTGGGAGGGAAATGGGTAAAGATGCAAAATACCTCAGCCTTGCTTCAAGGATAGCTGCTGAATTTGGTGCCCATATTGTTAAGACATATTATTGCGAGAATTTTGAAAAAGTTGTTGAAACATGCCCGGTGCCAGTAGTTATTGCGGGCGGGAAAAAGATTCCAGAAAAAGATGCTCTGGAAATGACCTATAATGCAATCCAGGCGGGGGCGGCGGGCGTTGATATGGGGAGAAATATTTTCCAATCAACAAATCCCGTGGGGATGATAAAGGCGGTGAGAGCAATTGTTCATGAGAATGCAACTGCAAAGGAAGCTTATGAGATATTTGAAAAAGGTTAG
- a CDS encoding alcohol dehydrogenase catalytic domain-containing protein, producing MRVGMYYCNKDVRVEEMSVPKISEREILVKVKASGICGSDVMEWYRIKKAPRVLGHEITGDIVEVGKDVKNFKVGDRIFVSHHVPCNNCRYCLQGEHILCYTLRSTNFDPGGFAEYIRVPEINVDRGVFILPDEISYDEGVFIEPLACVIRGFRIADIRANQTVLIIGSGITGLLQVKLAKAWGAKKIIAVDINDFRLKKAEEFGADLTFKADENIEKKIREFNDGWLADRVILSTGATSAFYQALRCVEKGGVLLLFAPLSPDKELPINIFDIWNRGIKIVSSYAGAPADIYEAIEILKNKKIEVNDMITHRLSLDEIQKGFDLVAEAKESIKVIIYP from the coding sequence ATGCGAGTCGGGATGTATTATTGCAATAAGGATGTGAGAGTAGAAGAGATGTCTGTTCCAAAGATAAGTGAGAGGGAAATTCTTGTGAAAGTAAAGGCGAGCGGTATATGTGGAAGCGATGTAATGGAATGGTATAGGATAAAAAAAGCCCCGAGGGTTTTAGGGCATGAAATAACTGGAGATATTGTAGAAGTTGGAAAGGATGTAAAAAATTTTAAGGTAGGAGATAGGATATTTGTTTCACATCATGTTCCATGCAACAACTGCAGATATTGTCTTCAAGGAGAGCACATTCTCTGTTATACGCTTCGTTCAACAAATTTTGATCCCGGAGGATTTGCGGAATATATAAGAGTTCCTGAAATAAATGTTGATAGAGGGGTTTTTATTCTTCCAGATGAAATTTCTTATGATGAAGGAGTATTTATTGAGCCGTTAGCTTGTGTAATAAGAGGATTTAGGATAGCGGATATAAGGGCGAATCAGACAGTGCTGATAATAGGGAGCGGAATAACCGGATTGCTACAGGTAAAGCTTGCAAAAGCATGGGGGGCAAAGAAAATAATAGCAGTTGATATAAATGATTTCAGACTTAAAAAAGCAGAAGAATTTGGAGCGGATTTAACTTTTAAAGCGGATGAAAATATAGAGAAAAAAATAAGAGAATTTAATGATGGGTGGCTTGCGGATAGAGTTATTTTATCAACTGGAGCAACAAGTGCTTTTTATCAGGCTCTGAGATGTGTTGAAAAAGGAGGGGTGCTATTGCTTTTTGCTCCTTTAAGTCCAGACAAGGAATTGCCAATCAACATATTTGATATATGGAATAGAGGAATAAAAATAGTTTCTTCATATGCAGGAGCCCCCGCAGATATATATGAAGCAATAGAAATTTTAAAAAACAAGAAAATAGAAGTAAATGATATGATAACTCACAGGCTAAGTTTAGATGAAATCCAGAAAGGATTTGACTTGGTTGCGGAAGCAAAGGAATCAATTAAAGTTATAATTTATCCATAA
- a CDS encoding winged helix-turn-helix transcriptional regulator produces MNCGGKAVEIDELDYKLLNELAVNARFPLIELVDKLGCSSKTVNYRVNNLIKQKVIRAFRDLQHYSVGINFHI; encoded by the coding sequence ATGAACTGTGGTGGTAAAGCTGTTGAGATAGATGAATTAGATTATAAACTTTTAAATGAATTAGCAGTAAATGCCAGGTTTCCTCTAATTGAATTAGTTGATAAACTAGGTTGCTCATCGAAGACAGTAAATTATAGAGTAAATAATCTCATTAAACAGAAGGTTATAAGAGCTTTTCGAGATCTACAGCATTATTCGGTTGGTATTAACTTCCATATCTAG
- the gatD gene encoding Glu-tRNA(Gln) amidotransferase subunit GatD encodes MIEPGDLVEIRKGNNVYKGIVMPHHSFSGKNIMVIKLENGYNVGINIKNCEIKLIEKSREKEIEKKEIFCREEKPEIAIIGTGGTIASYVDYETGAVHPATTAEEISISVPEIFEICNIEAKILFQKFSENIKPRDWRKIAREVAKFLNSGKKGVIVTHGTDTMSYTSASLAFMLKNLNGPVVFTGSQRSSDRPSSDAFLNLISSAKVSTTDLGEVVVVMHRNISGEIAIHRATKVRKMHSSRRDAFISVNSSPIGYVNEEVVFTQPYNKRKDGKVKVKDRLNENVCLIYYYPGLSKKYFEKIVDGKDGVVIAGTGLGHISEELIPSIKKLTSKGIPVVITTQCLWGSVNLNVYATGRKLLKAGVIDGKDMLPEVAYIKLMWVLKNEKNLEEAMQRNIAGEISEKRCVKDFLGK; translated from the coding sequence ATGATTGAGCCAGGTGATTTGGTTGAGATAAGGAAAGGAAATAATGTTTATAAAGGTATTGTTATGCCTCATCATTCCTTCAGCGGGAAAAATATAATGGTTATAAAACTCGAAAACGGTTACAATGTTGGAATAAATATTAAAAATTGCGAGATAAAGTTAATAGAGAAAAGTAGGGAGAAAGAAATTGAAAAAAAGGAAATTTTTTGCCGGGAAGAAAAGCCAGAAATTGCAATAATTGGGACAGGGGGAACAATAGCAAGCTATGTTGATTATGAAACTGGAGCGGTGCATCCCGCAACAACCGCTGAAGAAATCTCAATTAGCGTGCCTGAAATATTTGAAATATGCAATATAGAAGCAAAAATATTGTTTCAAAAATTCAGCGAAAATATAAAGCCAAGGGATTGGAGGAAAATAGCGAGAGAGGTTGCTAAATTTTTAAACTCGGGCAAGAAAGGAGTTATAGTTACACATGGAACTGATACAATGAGCTATACTTCAGCATCTCTTGCATTTATGCTAAAGAATTTAAATGGCCCGGTTGTTTTTACTGGCTCACAGCGCTCCTCTGATAGGCCAAGCAGTGATGCTTTCCTTAACCTGATTTCCTCTGCAAAAGTTTCAACTACTGATTTAGGAGAAGTGGTTGTTGTAATGCACAGAAATATATCTGGCGAAATAGCCATTCATAGAGCAACAAAGGTAAGAAAGATGCATTCTTCAAGAAGAGATGCTTTTATTTCAGTAAATTCAAGCCCGATAGGATATGTAAATGAAGAAGTGGTTTTTACCCAGCCCTATAATAAAAGAAAGGATGGAAAAGTTAAAGTTAAAGATAGGTTAAATGAAAATGTCTGCCTTATTTATTATTATCCTGGCTTAAGCAAAAAATATTTTGAAAAAATAGTGGATGGAAAAGATGGGGTTGTGATTGCGGGCACGGGCCTGGGGCACATAAGCGAGGAATTAATTCCCTCTATTAAGAAATTGACATCAAAAGGTATTCCTGTTGTTATAACAACTCAATGTCTCTGGGGGAGTGTGAATTTAAATGTCTATGCTACTGGTAGAAAATTGCTTAAAGCAGGGGTAATTGATGGAAAGGATATGCTCCCGGAGGTTGCCTATATAAAACTGATGTGGGTATTAAAAAATGAGAAAAATTTAGAGGAAGCAATGCAAAGAAATATTGCGGGAGAAATATCTGAAAAAAGATGCGTAAAGGATTTCTTGGGTAAATGA